AAGTTTTATAAATATGATCGCAAGGAATGTATTTGTTTATCTATCTGCCTATATTATACTCTATACTAAAATCGGACCCAACCATATAACCTTTATAATGTTATTATTCCAATTGGCTGGAGCTTTTTGTTATCTATTGGCAACCCCATTTTACTATATATTGGGATCTATATTGCTTTATTCTGGATTTGCTTTAGATGACATTGATGGGGAAATTGCACGACATAAAAAGATGGGATCTCAATTTGGGATATATTTTGACTATCTGGTTCATCAGATTGCGTATCCTTTGATTTATATCTGTTTAGGCTTGGGAATTTATTTTGACACTGGCAATAATCTTTATTTATATCTAGGTTTCATCTGGGCGTTGCTTATTAAAACTGAAATATTTTTTTTCCATACACATATACATAATCTTAATATAGGAGATAAGCTTAAGGAGATCCAAAAAATACAAAAGGATTTTATGCCTTCTGGTCTCCCAATAAAAGAAAGAATAACCTATGAGTTTAAAAAAAATTTTATATTATTTATCTTAAAAGGTATTATCTTCCCATTTTTATATTTGGGAGGCAGCTTTCCCACTGTTTATTTCATTGTAGCCTTTTCGGCCCCATTTGGTGGTGTACCGTATGTTCTTTACCTATATGTTACGTGTCTAACAATCCGTTTAATTGCAGATATAACGAGGGATATTAAGATATTGAGAGTCTATGATCGATTAAAGAGATGATGGCTTGAGTCAATGTTGTAGTATATAGTCTATCTTTTTTTATTATTATATCATGGCATCTTCGACTAAGCATAAAAAAGAAGTTATACGGATTAAGGGCTATGATACATCTTGCCTGATGTTTGGTATTATTTCTAAATAATGAAGCAGGGTTATCAGTATGTCAAAAGCAACGATATTAAGAGATTTATTTAAAAGAGATGGATTTTTTAAGATAGTTGGAGCCCATAATGGGCTAACTGCAAGACTTGTAGAATTGGCAGGATTCGAAGGGATATGGGCGTCTTCATTAGAAGTATCTGCATCACATGCTGTGCCAGACGCAAATATTCTTACTATGATAGATTATCTTAATGCAGCCATTGATATGAATGAAGCAGTTTCTATCCCAATTGTTGTTGATGTTGATCAAGGCTACGGCAATTCAACAAATGTTATACATATGGTTAAGAAATTCGAGGCAGCAGGCATTGCCGGAATTGTTATGGAAGATAAATTATTCCCAAAACAAAACAGCTTATTAGCTGATGGGAGGCAGGAGTTAGCCTCTATCGCAGAATTTGTTGGGAAGGTAATGGCAGCTAAAAATGCTCAAATATCAAAAGACTTTATGGTTATTGCAAGAACAGAGGCTTTAATTGCCGGATGGGGACAGGAAGAAGCAATGAAAAGAGCAAGGGCTTATGTTGATGCTGGAGCTGATGGGATTATGATACATTCAAAAAAAGATACTCCAGATGAAATATTAGAATTTGTTAATGCTTGGGATTGCGATGTGCCCTTAGTGATTGTGCCGACTAATTATCATTCTTTTACAGAGGATAAGATAAAGAACTACCCAAAGATTAAGATGGTTATTTATGCTAATCATGTGATTAGGTCAGCTGTAACGGCTATAAAAGAGACCTTAAGAGAAATTAAAAAAACTGGTGGGATAGATACTGTAAGTCCCAAATTGATACCAATAAGCGAATTGTTTGAGTTACAGGGGACAACGGATATGAAAGAAAACGAAAAAAGATTCTTGATGAGTGGCAAGGAAAAAATAAATGTTATCATTCCAGCAGCGGGCGCTCCTCTTGATCCTAAGTTGAGAGAGGTTATATTAAAGGATACTCCTGTTTGTATGCTTGATGTCAATGGCAAATCAATATTGCAAAGAAATGTCGAGATACTGAATTCACTTGGAATTAGTAGTATAAATGTTGTTGTTGGGTACAATAGCAATAAGATCAATATAGAAGGAATTAACAAGATTATGAACACAAACTTTGAAGAGACTGGAGTCTTGGATTCGATAATGTGTGCTGAAGAACAGATGGATGGGAAGACTCTTATTATTTATTCTGATATATTATTTGAAAAAAGGATTTTAGAGGGACTAATAAAAAAAGACGATGATATTGTATTAGTTATTGATTCTTCATATAAAGAAAGGAAGATTGATGAAAGTAAGTTATTGGACTTAGTTATTGCAAAGGATGATCCAGCTAAAGGAGAAAGAATACTAAAACTTGAGGAAGACAATGAAATAATAAAAATTGGTCAAGATATACCTAAAGATAAGGCAAACTTCGAATTCGTTGGAATTGCATTATTTAGCAAAAAGGGGATAGGAATATTAAAAAAGTTTTGCAATGAGACAAAAAATCTTAATAAAGGATTTAAAAAATCTGATTTAGGTGATTTTAATAGGATTATACAAAAAATAATAGATGAGGGCAATAAAGTAAGCTGCTTTGAGGTACATAAAGGATGGACGGAGGTGCATACTTTTGAAGATTATAAGATGGTAAGCTCAATTCATTCAAGCAGGGATTAACTAATATGATTAAATGTGAAGAATTGTATAGAATATTTAAAGATAATAAGATTGAT
The DNA window shown above is from Spirochaetota bacterium and carries:
- a CDS encoding CDP-alcohol phosphatidyltransferase family protein encodes the protein INNAIYVLFRIYFRLNPISFGVLRMGMKWQNVKSLTKQLKQDYLIDHPDSSFINMIARNVFVYLSAYIILYTKIGPNHITFIMLLFQLAGAFCYLLATPFYYILGSILLYSGFALDDIDGEIARHKKMGSQFGIYFDYLVHQIAYPLIYICLGLGIYFDTGNNLYLYLGFIWALLIKTEIFFFHTHIHNLNIGDKLKEIQKIQKDFMPSGLPIKERITYEFKKNFILFILKGIIFPFLYLGGSFPTVYFIVAFSAPFGGVPYVLYLYVTCLTIRLIADITRDIKILRVYDRLKR
- a CDS encoding isocitrate lyase/phosphoenolpyruvate mutase family protein; the protein is MSKATILRDLFKRDGFFKIVGAHNGLTARLVELAGFEGIWASSLEVSASHAVPDANILTMIDYLNAAIDMNEAVSIPIVVDVDQGYGNSTNVIHMVKKFEAAGIAGIVMEDKLFPKQNSLLADGRQELASIAEFVGKVMAAKNAQISKDFMVIARTEALIAGWGQEEAMKRARAYVDAGADGIMIHSKKDTPDEILEFVNAWDCDVPLVIVPTNYHSFTEDKIKNYPKIKMVIYANHVIRSAVTAIKETLREIKKTGGIDTVSPKLIPISELFELQGTTDMKENEKRFLMSGKEKINVIIPAAGAPLDPKLREVILKDTPVCMLDVNGKSILQRNVEILNSLGISSINVVVGYNSNKINIEGINKIMNTNFEETGVLDSIMCAEEQMDGKTLIIYSDILFEKRILEGLIKKDDDIVLVIDSSYKERKIDESKLLDLVIAKDDPAKGERILKLEEDNEIIKIGQDIPKDKANFEFVGIALFSKKGIGILKKFCNETKNLNKGFKKSDLGDFNRIIQKIIDEGNKVSCFEVHKGWTEVHTFEDYKMVSSIHSSRD